In the genome of Mangifera indica cultivar Alphonso chromosome 9, CATAS_Mindica_2.1, whole genome shotgun sequence, the window tattcctccgccataagtgagggattataaataaaatatgtggggtactgtcctcgattttaataattgaaaaataatttgtgtttaaaaattttaattaaatttttttttaaatatttatggaGGCCCGACCCAGCCCATTTAATAAGGCCCAGCCCAGCCCATTTAAAGCCCGTTAATATATGGGCCGGGCTTTggacttttatattttaaagggcCAGCCCGGCCCGAAGGCCCATTATTGTTTGGGCCTCGGGCCTGGCCCGGCCCATTAGCCCAACGGGCCGAGCTGGAGTCGGCCTGGCCTATTGACATCTCtgcatatgatataattttgttcGCAATTTGCTAGATGTTGATTATTTCTTCGCAGGCCAAGAAACTAATGCCAAAGATTCTTTTGATTGTTCAATCATCTTTCGTTATTGTTTGGACATCAATATAATGTATTAATTAGAAATCATATATGAcattgtatcatattgtatattatCACTTTTGTGGATGAAGAGGTCAATAATGTGTTGTTTTagtgtacaattttttttcttattttttatatgataatatgatctttcaatatatatcattatttttatttagtttaatattaatttatgtcaAGAACATATctgaattaataaaactatatgcataattttatgtacaaataataatgtgttattatatgattaagtgttattttatcttttattctcaactattcaatcacatgatgtataaaattgtatatataatattaatctatttaaatACTATTAGGTTCCTTAGCAAGACATTTATGTAGATGCCATGgcttcaaaattattataaatttattctttttttttttaaattataattttaaggtttatttcaataaatatagaaaggtaatatcaaaatattctaaatattaaatattatttatttaactttaatctAAAATACTCtcaaacaataattaattaatctccTTTTAAGTATCACCACATTTTGTGGTGCGCACTTTGTCATAAAGGCCCACGTTAAATGGCCCAAAAAGGTTGACCATCCATGATTTATACTGGACATGCCCACACTGGATCACATCCCTTCTAAGTGGCAAAATCTCAGCTGTACTTTTCTGGCCGCCTCTCTCAGATTGCCTGTCTCTGTTTTCGTATTAAATTCACAGAATCATTTTGTATATCCAAATCGATATTTCGGCTCCGGGTTCCTTTTTCGGACCGATTTGATTCATTTCTACCCTTAACTTGACTTGCTCTATCGTTTTGTAATTTTCTGTGAAAAACCACAACCAAGTCGAAGAGAAAAGAGGGACTGAAAAGCGAAACCCCAAATTTTCTAAGGTTGAAGAGGttcattcttttgttttgtgggtGGAATTCTACATGGGTGTTTATGAAGATATCGGAGCTGAGATTTGGTAAGAAACAATAGTTGATCATTTCCATATCAGTGTTATATTCAATTTTGTCATTGATTGTTGATGggattctttttaattaaaattgtgcTTTTTGTTACTGTTTGAGATTGTTAATTGTATGGTTTTTTATTGAATAGCGTTAGATGttgctttgttttgtttggtttctgAGAATATGTGGGAGAAGAGAAggaaattaagttttgagttaggTCAAGAAACTAATGTGgggtttttaaatattatatataagtactattatttataaggtgtaAAACAAGGATCAGTTTCCCTACTATTATGTTAGTGTATAATAGAACATAAATAGAGAgctgttattttaattttagtttagtgGGCATTTTCTGATGGTTGTGGACACTTTGGGTGACAGCTCGGATATTGAAGTTGATGATATAAGGTGTGAAAATATAGCAGAGAATGATGTCAGCGATGAGGAGATTGAAGCAGAAGAATTGGAACGGCGGATGTGGAAAGACCATATCAAACTTAAAAGgatgaaggaaaaagaaaagcttGCGGCAATACAAGCTGCAGAGAAGCAAAAGCCCAAGCAGACAACTGATCAGGCTCGGAGGAAGAAAATGTCTAGAGCACAGGATGGAATTCTTAAGTATATGTTGAAGTTAATGGAAGTGTGCAAAGCACGTGGATTTGTATATGGGATCATTCCTGAGAAGGGTAAGCCAGTCAGTGGTTCGTCTGATAATATTAGAGCTTGGTGGAAAGAAAAGGTAAAGTTTGATAAGAATGGTCCCGCTGCCATAGCAAAGTATGAAGCAGAATGTTTAGCCATGGGTGAGGCTGAGAATAATCAAAATGGGAACTCACAAAGCACTCTTCAAGATCTGCAAGATGCAACTCTTGGTTCTCTCTTGTCTTCATTGATGCAACATTGTGATCCTCCACAGAGGAAGTACCCATTGGAGAAGGGAGTTCCACCACCTTGGTGGCCCACTGGGAATGAAGATTGGTGGGTAAAATTAGGGCTACCCTATGGTCAGAGTCTTCCATACAAAAAGCCACATGATCTGAAAAAGATGTGGAAAGTAGGGGTTTTAACATCAGTAATAAAGCATATGTCTCCTAATATTGCAAAGATCAAGAGGCATGTTCGTCAGTCAAAGTGTTTACAGGATAAGATGACCGCAAAGGAAATTGCAATCTGGTTGGCGGTTTTGAACCGGGAAGAATCTTCCATCCGGCAACCTAGTAGTGATAATGGAACCTCTGGGATAACTGAAATGCAGGTGGGTGGCAATGGTAATAAGAAGCGACCTACCATTAGTGATGATAGTAACTATGATGTTGATGGTGTTGATGATGGTGTGGGTTCTGTGTCATCCAAAGACAACAGGGAAAATGAACCGACTGTTGTAGAGCCAGCAAATGGTCTTGGCAAATTTACACCCCATTCTGGCCAAGAAAATAAACATCCAAAAAAGCCCAGGACAGGTGGACACTATGGGAAACCAAGGCCTGCTAATCAAGTGCCCAGAACATCTCCTGATGAGTGCCAACATGATGAGCCAAAAAGAACTTTGCCTGACATAAATGATACTGATACACCCCTTATTGACTATAATACACATGATAATCGACAGGAAAACATTGCAGTGACATCATTGAGGGACCCAAACATAGGTTTTGAGGGCTCAGCACAAATGGCAACATCTGCATTTGACAATTTGCCCCATGTTCCTTCTGCCGGTCTTATTTCTATGCAGAGCATGTATATGGATGAAACATCTATGCTATATCCGATGGGGCCCAATGCTGAGTTACAAAATGGTGCTACTTACAATGTCTATAATCCATCATTTGAAGTAGGACCTGGTCATGATTTGACCCATGATCAGATGGGAATGAATGTATCACAAATTAGGCCAAGGGATGATGGAGGCTATGTACAAGCATTAGATAGAAATGAAACTGGCATTAGCACTAGTGAATTAGACCCTTATATTAAGGACACTTTTCCGAGTGAACCAAATAGGCCTGTTGATATTACATATGGAACTTCAATTGATAGCCCATTGATTGATTTTGGTAGACTCAGCAGTCCATATTATCCTGGAATTGAAGGCACAAGTATTGACGATCTCTTCTCTGATAATGACTACCTAGAGTACTTTGGGGCATAATTTGCAAATGATGATACTTCTGAGATTGTAATGTGAGTGAAGTTTCCACTGACCTTGTTAGTCTTGTTTATTGATCTTATAAAACTTCTTTTGATGTTTTCTTATTGTTCAGGGCTGGAAAAACGTGGTACTCATTGCTGACCTCATTGAAGGACCTTCCCTTATCCATTGGTTTGTAGGCACAAGTCAAGACTGTAAGTTATAAACATGATTTAATTTCTCTTATACAACTCATTGTTTTAGGAACAAATGGAGGCATTATGGCGTCTTGTAGATGAGTGTTAGACTGGCCAAAtggtaaaattagaataatttcttATTACTCTGCACAAGTTGAATTCCTAATAAATAAGCTCATCTTGTGTTCTACCTTGTATCATGTAGGTAGATTTCTATATTCTGTTTACTTCCTTTGGTGACTATTCTACCTTCAGTAACTTATATTGAAAACTGTGATTCTTGTCTTCTTGTGCAAAATGAGGCTTCTTTGTTATTACCCTAATTCATCAATGCAGGAGTTCTgatatcatttgtgtatccTGTAATATCACATTAAGGCCACCCTTCATACTGCAAACACAGGCAGTTTATTAGGAAAGAGTGATAAAGGAGTTGTATACATTGATCCTAGGGAAAATGAACTATTTTAGAAGTCTGGATATTGTTCAGAAATCTGATGAAAGAGGAATTATGAATCTTGGACGGTAGAGCAAATGAAATCACAACTGGATATGCAGGTTCTTGAAGTGTATTTGCAAGTTGATTACCAGTTGTGTATGTAGGCccttgattaatattttatccagAGAGTTTTTTGAGGATTTGAGCTACAATAATGAATGGTACTGAGTTGTGGGATTCTGGTGGATTGCTTACCCCTCCTGACAGCCAAAGTCCCTAAAACAAACACATTTGAGAGGTTGATATTACTAGACTGACTACTTTCTTCCTCATTTACTTTCATTTGAACTGATGACAAAGAGGAAGAATATTTTGACTcttctttgattaatttttatatccaaATTGTTTCAAACATTTGAGTTTCCATTTACAGTGTtgataaaatgttaaaagaccaACTTTTCTAACTAATTTCCAAAGCACTTCCAATCAACCCACGTGGCTTTTCCCTAATCATTTGGTATTCTCATACAAATTCTTAGTTAAGGCCATAATTGCTCCTTTATTTACTCCCTTGGTGGTTGCTCCGCTGCCCCAAATGCCAGCTTAATCATTTTCTTATGTTGGGATCCATGAAAAATCGAGTGGCTCTTTGCCTTAAAAGAAAATGGCAAGTCTGTATCTGAATGACTCATAATAACGAGGACTCAAATTCTCAATCGGGCGGTAGGCTTGTGAACGGAAGCGGTATGTTTGTATTTACAAAAACACCTGTCCCCCCACTGCAAAAACTACTTGCCGCCCTATGTCTGCAAACTTCTTCAGTAAAAGCACAAGAAAGATTAGCCTTAAGCTCATCCAAGCTGACATTTCGCTCTCGAATTTGCACATTAACTTCCTCATCGGAGAATTCTCTTCCACTAATCAGAGAAACGTAGTGGGTCCCTTTCATAGATGGTCAAAACGAAATCAAACTTTATGCTACCTTCGTATGATATCAACATTTAACTGAAGCTAACCATTTCAGTCATTGTTTCAGTGTACCACTACAAAAACACCTAAAATGTGTTCCCAAACTTTGATTAACCATCTCTATCTGTTCATCCATCTGAGGATGGTAAGCTAAAGTGGTGTCAGATTTAGAGAGCTTTGTCCAAAATTAGCTCACAAACACCAATCTCATATGAGACAATCGACCTCGGGTAACCATGTAGTCGCACCACCAAAACAATATTGCTACATCCTTGATTGTGTATGGTTGTTTGCGAGGCAGAAAATGTTTGTATTTTGTAAGATAGTCAACCACCATGGCATTGTATTGATATCGTAAGCCTTACGTAAACCCCCACAAAATCAAGAGAAATGTCTTTCCAAACTCGAGAAGGAATCAATATAAGCTGGGGTAGCTCAACTTGACTCATGGGTTGGCTCTTGTTTCTTTGGCATACCTCATAACTAGCTACATGGTTTATCACATTAGCTTTCATTCCTTCCAAAAACAACACAAACATCACCGGCTTTTAAGTCCTCAAAAATCCTGATCGTCCCCCAATGGGTGTTGAGTAGAATTTTTGTAAGAAACATGAGGTGCATGTAGAAATTGGGTAGAGCTATCCCGCCCTTATACCTAAGGCTTCAGTCCATAACCCGGGTGACTATTAGGATCCAAGAGCAAATCCCAAAGAATAACGTGTTAACTTGTCATCTCGACaaactttttcatttattgtgTCTATTCCCACCATTCCAACCATGGAAATAGACTTCATTTCAGTGGTGGTGGTTGTCTGCAGTAAAGAATATTAGTTGCCTAATTCTCTCACTTTGGTTTATATTAaatctcaaaatcaaatccCAACAATTTCACTAACTATTTCTATTGTTCGACTCCATTTAACCTTTGATCCAGAGGAAGcaaatgttgttgatttatTCGCACCTTAAAATGTCTCTCTAACAAAAAACAAAGCCACTTTTAAAAAGCTATTACAATGGTCATCAATTACCCCTCATAAACCGATTTTAGTTGCCTTTTAGTTGAAAGTGCATGATTCTTGCAGGTAATGGGTCTCCCTCTTTGTATCAACACTACATCCAACTTGGTAATCGACACATCGATCTTTACAATGAATTCTTTGCTAAAATCCGAAAGGTCAACATTGGGACCATCGTCATAGCTTCATTCAAGGTAAGGAAAGCTTTTGATACCAATGTTACAGCCAACACACAAACACAACATACTGCGgttttctaaaaattgaaatagatATTAAACTAGGAATTGGAATAACTTTCTACTGTATTTATGTATTCACAAGAGAACCATAATATTTACATCAATTCTCATATAGCTTGCATAAAGTAAAAcaacaagattttaaaaatgaattattgataATCCGAGAAGTCGTAGCCTCCCTTAGCCAATGGCTATGCAAAGCATTTCCAcaagggatattgaatttttcacccaaatttggGTCTACTTAACTTTTATACCACATTTTTTATACTCTAAATATGTTTACTactttatatgttgaaatatctAAAGTACCATTATCTTCAACCTTGAGAAATCAGATAAGACAACACTATTCTCTTTATTCATTACATAGAAAATATgtgtaaatatttaatatcaatatttgaaaaaaggttTACATATGTGTTAGATAAaatcaagtgaatttaaaaatttttgagttaaaattttttagattaaatttaaaaacttttaaactcACTTAATCTTATCTCCCTAAATTTTGGTTGgttttaatctaatattaaagtAGCACATGGAAAATAATCCAATAAGCCACTCATGAAGGCCATGCAGTCTGAATGAGGGTTTTGGCATAAGacgtataaaaaatataaaatatgcaaataAGCAAAGAAGCTAAGAAGCAAAGAGTATATTCTTTGCATAGAATACTGCAGAGAATATATTCTTAAGGAATATACAGAATACATCATGCATGCTTGTTTGCTTCCATGTGTTCATTCACATGAATGTACAAATCTACATGCTTTTGCAAAAGCATATTTGCTTGTTTTCCCATGAAGATCATATAAtgtagggaaaaggactatttcccacccaacttttagctcaatctcaaaCCCATACCTACAGAAGATGAAAAGCTCAAACTCTCACCTATGaccaaacttttgttaattttttctgttaaagggaggggtaaaatagttattttactgttcatattaaaagttatagaatttattacttttcgctctcccaaagttttaaaaactaatatttcacctttacctaaagtttttaaactttgaaaagtaacatttccacccccaaacctaaggtttccaaaattttttaaaatttagtcgccccccccataactttcaaaagcAGCAGTTTCAACCTCACTCTTCAATTTTATCTTTCGGCATCGTCTctgacctcctccttctcctagtgtgacgaagagacaaagatctctttgtcgcacggtggtgcgatgaagggATCTCTCTTCGTCGCATAACCTAGATGACGAAGAACGATGTTTTGTCATCCTTCGTAGCTCATCGCGTCATCCAAACACGACAACAAAGGACGACGAAACAtcatccttcgtctgttcttctagaCCTGGATGACGAAGGTTCATCCTTCGTCGTCTTTTGTAGTCGGACAAGGGAGATCGGTGGAAAGCGTCGGTCGTCGGTGATGGccagagaaggaaacaaaccctaggggtaaaatctaaattttttaaacttggaggatgagttaaagtgttagtttttaaaacctagagggggaaaatgataaaattttgaagttttaaagttataggtaaaataacgattttacccctgtctctaACTGTAAATTTGaatgacagtttggtcatgggtgggagtttgggtttttcatctcccgtgagtgattttgaaattgggctaaaatttgggtgggaaatagtcattttccttataatataacataagagTATTAGACATATATAACATAAGAGATCATTGGATTGTTTCTTCGTGCATAAAGAAAATTCAATGAACAGCTTCATCAATCATCGATTAATAACAAAACATCTTGGATTGACAACAACAACGTAATGATATGACAACAAGTGAGGTTTCCTTATAAAAATGGAAACAAAGGGAAATGGAAGAACAGGTTGGCAGCGCCATTAACCTTTTCTGTCGCTAACTCTTTCTGCCAcccatttttataaaattatccaTTTTTTTACATCTCACCTATATCcatctttttataaaatgataccCAAGCTAGTTAGTTGAGTCGAATTTATCTGATGTATGCTGgtgattgaaaattatcaagtataggtgattgagtttaaattttttaaaattatcaagtataaaattattcaatctctCATCCATCCttgagttgagagattgaaaattatcaaatatactggtaattaagtttaatttttttagattagcATTGGTGAAGTGgcatttaaactcaaatatgttaatataaaaCTAGGgctataattaatttatctgaAAATATTAGAAACACTTATTAGGAAGATAAATgaagtaaataaagaaaaaaagtaatctcacattaaatttaaccgttttcatgtataatttatataccatgaaaaaattcatttgaaaatataactttaaggtcattattaattttaaaaaacagaagagtcaattgaattaGTTGACGCCGaccatatttatttaatgataatccagtttatttaattaatcttttattaatataataaacaaattaatatatttttcagataTTTGTAGTTAACTACCAGGAGAGGGCGTACAAATTCATGAGACATATGGATTCTGAGTGCACATGTTTCAAACAAAGATGGACATCATGACTATAATTAGGAACAAACTAATGCTTACTCAGAGAGCTATTTTTCGAACAACTTGTTTCAGACACTTATTAGATTTTGTGGAGCCAAGGTTTAGTGTTGTTTTGATGCATGTGATGTTACTTTGTATGATTAACCGCAGATACCCAGTGAGGGAAATGTGGTTCAGATTAAATGGTCTTGAGTTTTGATTCAACCTTGTTAAGTTTGTATTAGTCACTAGTCTGATATTCGGGGAGGACACAGAGGTATCTAACTATGTTTATTGTACATGGACGTCTCGATTGAGAAAGGAATACTTTCTTAATATTAATAGGTTGTTATCTCATGAGAAGATCACGCACGTAGTTGGCAATTAAATTTGAGGAGACAAGGACGAGGACGTTATGAAATTTGCAATATTGTTTTTGCGTTTGCAGGACTATTAAGGGTggacaacaaaacaaaaatacccaatcATTTTTgcatttaacagaaaatttagatgcatttagttGGTACCTATGAGGGACGGTGACATGAAATAGAACAATTAATTCAATGCGGAAGGATATATATAGCAAATATCAGTATTGTGTACAATACTACCTGCTCTACATGAGTCCACTCTCATTGCTTAGCTACAATGTTTTGGGATACcaaattacttttcaaataaGTATCACATAATAGATGAAGTTAACATTTATACCGACAACTGTAAATACTAACTATAAATATTGTACTTTgtataatattgaatttatgagACGATTTACAATCTATCTTCTTATATCCATCTAGAAGCAAATAATTAGATCCTCTATATGCTGAAGTGGAAGACAATTGTAATGCCGATCTGAGATGACATATTAATACTTTGGGATGCTCCTTCAGTAAATTGCTCATtggtagatttatattttatcttacatctttcatttcattaatttttataaatttccttaATGTTTCAAAAGGGGATTACAACTACATTGTGTCCAATTGAGATTAAGCGCGACTCCAAGTAGTACATATAGGTTTTGGAGTTTATGGGAGAACAAACACCACATACATCATCAGATAATGAGTCTATAGattcagatgatgatgatgatacaCTATCAATTCGTCTTACTACCTTTCAAGTAGCCTCCAGAGAGTTTTCACAGTCCTCAACAAAAGAAGGTAAAGAATTCAATATTCCTTTCCATAATATGTCCTTCTACCTTTACTCACTTTTCCCCCCTTTTTATTCCACTATTCTAGCTAATTTTCAAAGCCTCTATTTCAAGCAAGCCATGTGGCTTTTCCACCATAATTTTGAATACTCTAAAATCTCAGTCAACCTTACAATTGTTTTTGGTTTACTCCTTTAGTAGCAACCCCACATCTCCTAGTGTACACCTTGAAAATAGGCCAAAAGCATTATTCTCAACTAAGGATTAGTGTATTTCTAAACTCTCACCTGTGAAGTTTCAAAAAACCAAACACTCACCAATGcactgttaaagttaacaaattttactaGTTCTATAGGTAGAATTGTCATTTAACTagtgatatttaaaaaaataaaaatttatctcatttcctccttaaactttaaaaacgaaaaaatttccccccaaacTTAAGTtctaaaaagttatattttctcctttagGGTTTCAACTTTTCAGTGAAATTTTTTGTGATGGCAACCTTCTTTGGTGCTTTCCCAATGATGTCTATCCCTTTTCAACATTGTCTTTTCTTCTCAGTCAACTCTCTTAGTCTCACATCATTTGACTAGATGATGAATCATTCATTTGGAAACCATTGCTTATGCTCATTTTACGATGGTGTAGTAGAAGAACAATTTCTAGATGAATGATTTCTAGAAAAAAGATTTTGACTACATACACTTTCTAAACAAACGATTTTCTGATCATCTCCACTACTTATAGTTTCCAAACAAACAATGTGTTGCCAGGAGAAATGACCAGGAAAGAGAGACATtgttggagagagagagagagagaaattattagaagAGTGTTACAAAAGGCTGTCGTCGtctaaaatttgtcattgaaaaattgaaatcttggggtaaaatgtaattttttaaaacttaagcttggaggaaataattagtttttaaggtttagggaggaaaatgagataaatttttatttgtttatatcaCTAGTTAAATGACAATTGTATCCTCAGAATtaacagattttattaattttaatagtctatgattaagtatttgagtttttgaagcTTCGCAGATGGAAGTTTGgaaatacactaaaccttgggtgtgaataagtcttttggccttgaaaaTATAAGTTGTGACAATGTTCAAAAGAGTTTATACACATTCTTGGTTGCTCAAGAACCAAACCCAACTTAAGAACAAATGCAATTTTTCTTGggattgtctttttttttctcaagttttgcTCAAATTGAAGCAgtctttatattttgaaattatagctaaatgagtaaattacattttctcctttaagatttgaattaaaaagatatttttacccttaaatgatataaataacaattttttacgtaaaatcaaactttgttatttgaaaaaaaatattatctgtgatagaaagtaaaattatcacTCTATccctactattttatttttgaaaattatcataaaactctaaattaaccaaaaaaaaaaacatttaaatatccaaattacaTTAGACAccaactatttttttctttcttctcatccTTACCCCCTTCTTCCTTTCTTCTCGATTTCGATTGTCAATTGCACCCtcttccttttatttctttattcctttgtttaattttctttcacctaatcatcttctttcttgatttgacaatttcatgttattttcaaCTGTTGCCTTCAATTGATCATGTCATTGATGACTAGATCGAGTAAAGGTTGTCATTGACTAAAACTCTCATTCATGATGGAAGAGATGGTGGTAGAGGTTGACAAGAGACtgatttgttagttttcaaaccttttttaaacataaattgtcatatttaaaacatgtaGGTCtaagagttattttttatttttttcaaaattaatagataataaaattattgttttacccttacattattcattttttaaaaacaaagtttgTTTGATGTTTTTCTAAATTCTCTccctttaactataaaaaaccCAAAGACCCAccaattaaagtttaattttaaccTTTCCTATTAGTGAAAAGGGCATTTGGTAAAatcttttctctttaaaatgtttataaatgaatttgttttaaaacatttaaaggaataaagaatttgtattttgaaaaccaaaattaaatgcGGGAGGCAAAGAGTGAAGGAAATTTTAcacaatttatttatcttttcaacACGTGGCAAACACGATTCACAAACTAAATTTTTTGGACGCACTTTGTTGATTCATTTAGCGAGCTATTCCAAATTGTTGGCACGGAATGACGTAATGTGGTCATGTGTAGGATATTTGAAAAAGCGaatgatttaaatgaaaattagcGGCTGCGCTTTTCCATTTCAAACGTAGATATCTTAGGCATATTAAATGCACCATCATTACTATTGATCAATAGTCGAGAaacttttattcaaatcaatggcTATGGATTAGTTGATATAGTTTTAGTCGCTCCATTATCGCCTCAAACATTCTCCTTATTTCAAGACctttcattctcattcttttatctctttttttttttttttgtttcatcaaCAATCGAGCTATTGCAGGATATGAACCTTTTTGTgctttttcttgtttaaattCTCTTGCTTGTTTGGTTTTGAACGGTAACAAAGAAGAAGTTTTAGTTGAGTTTTTTGATGTTCTCTTGCTTGTTTGGTTTAGAGCTATtataatgacaataataataaaagaatcttTGAtagatttgtttgtttttgtttttaacgaagaaaaataaacttgattggatttatttgattttgagttgaatgAATGATGAAGCTTTGTTGGAATTGTTTGGTTTTCAGctataacaaagaaaaagcttTGGTTGGATCTGTTTAAGATCTCTTGCTTGTTTGGTTTTGAACGGTAACAAATAAGAGActtaattggatttttttttttttgttaccgACCAAGTGCTAACAATACAATTGTGAATTAACAATtctcaagaaaaataaaacactttGTTAAAGTCAACTAATCAAATGATGTTTTGGTCATTTctttatagagagagaaaaacacTTATTTCAATTATAGACTaacaaaaaatgttaaaattaactttGTTAAGTGAGTTTTTGTGTTTCTAATAATTAAAGGATGAGAATTTGGgaaaacattaaaacttaggtgagaataagtcacCTCAGCTTTATACTATCAACTACTGTCATTTTTACTATggcttaaaaaaattcatatatataaaagattataaaagtaaaaggtCTCTGTATggaatatgaataataataatataatatatatatatatatatatatatatatataatattatccaataaaaattgaagtttaggctagaaaaataattcaaagaaaaaaatatatttctccCTGACAtgggatttttaattttatatacatcaACCTTTTCTTAAATTATCGACTCAAATTtctaatgttgattttttttcatt includes:
- the LOC123224675 gene encoding ETHYLENE INSENSITIVE 3-like 3 protein, whose protein sequence is MGVYEDIGAEICSDIEVDDIRCENIAENDVSDEEIEAEELERRMWKDHIKLKRMKEKEKLAAIQAAEKQKPKQTTDQARRKKMSRAQDGILKYMLKLMEVCKARGFVYGIIPEKGKPVSGSSDNIRAWWKEKVKFDKNGPAAIAKYEAECLAMGEAENNQNGNSQSTLQDLQDATLGSLLSSLMQHCDPPQRKYPLEKGVPPPWWPTGNEDWWVKLGLPYGQSLPYKKPHDLKKMWKVGVLTSVIKHMSPNIAKIKRHVRQSKCLQDKMTAKEIAIWLAVLNREESSIRQPSSDNGTSGITEMQVGGNGNKKRPTISDDSNYDVDGVDDGVGSVSSKDNRENEPTVVEPANGLGKFTPHSGQENKHPKKPRTGGHYGKPRPANQVPRTSPDECQHDEPKRTLPDINDTDTPLIDYNTHDNRQENIAVTSLRDPNIGFEGSAQMATSAFDNLPHVPSAGLISMQSMYMDETSMLYPMGPNAELQNGATYNVYNPSFEVGPGHDLTHDQMGMNVSQIRPRDDGGYVQALDRNETGISTSELDPYIKDTFPSEPNRPVDITYGTSIDSPLIDFGRLSSPYYPGIEGTSIDDLFSDNDYLEYFGA